From Desulfosalsimonas propionicica, the proteins below share one genomic window:
- a CDS encoding GerMN domain-containing protein: MGLNRWCRQLPCLCLVFWFVFAGAAAGARNTASERHPEGEIFLYFVDPEAGYLAGEPRNIDFSNERKDPGQFYTRIVEELISGPKTRLEAPLSAQTDVRGVYAGTAGVAYVDLSAEAADLHTKGVRSELLSVYSIVNTLILNSNGIQAVQILIEGSPVQTLAGHVDIRLPLNAQMLLVR; encoded by the coding sequence ATGGGATTGAACCGATGGTGCCGGCAGTTGCCGTGTTTGTGCCTGGTTTTTTGGTTTGTTTTTGCCGGGGCCGCTGCCGGCGCCCGTAACACGGCCTCAGAGCGGCATCCGGAGGGCGAAATATTTTTATATTTTGTTGATCCGGAGGCCGGATATCTTGCAGGCGAACCCCGCAATATTGATTTTTCCAATGAGCGCAAGGATCCGGGCCAATTTTATACCCGCATTGTAGAAGAACTCATCAGCGGGCCGAAAACCAGGCTTGAGGCTCCTTTGTCGGCGCAAACCGATGTGCGGGGGGTGTATGCCGGTACTGCAGGCGTGGCTTATGTGGATTTGTCCGCAGAAGCCGCGGACCTGCACACAAAAGGTGTGCGCAGCGAATTGCTGAGCGTCTATAGCATTGTTAATACACTAATACTGAACTCCAACGGCATCCAGGCCGTCCAGATCCTGATTGAGGGCAGTCCGGTCCAAACCCTGGCCGGGCACGTGGATATCCGTTTGCCGCTAAACGCGCAGATGTTGCTGGTGAGATGA
- a CDS encoding (Fe-S)-binding protein yields MGEPAIKLGTKRSSNFIDKVKDLLPEGGNLDLCLTCGACASGCPATGIGGMDARKFLRMAALGMDEEIQQTPWVWHCTMCQRCIYVCPMQINIPQLVFYARQSWPRDQRPKGILGSCDMALRNDTCSAMGATEEDFEFVVEDVLEEYREAQPEFKDMEAPVNKQGAYYFLNQNSREPVTEPDEMVPLWKILHLVGADWTYGTKGWAAENYCMFMADDEAWKHIVEVKAKAVEDLGCKVWLNTEUGHELFAVRAGLNKFNIPHNFEIQSIIQLYARWIREGKLKVTPDWNKDLGVKFTVQDPCQLVRKSFGDPVAEDLRYVVKSVVGEKNFIDMSPNRSNNYCCGGGGGFLQSGYPEERRKYGEAKANQILATGAGYCITPCHNCHAQVHDLSEIREHPWQTVHLWTLICLSLGVLGENEREYLGEDLKNVAMYGA; encoded by the coding sequence ATGGGAGAACCAGCAATCAAGCTTGGCACAAAACGCTCAAGCAATTTTATCGACAAAGTCAAGGACCTGCTGCCCGAAGGCGGCAACCTGGATCTGTGTCTGACCTGCGGCGCATGCGCCTCTGGATGTCCGGCAACGGGCATCGGCGGCATGGATGCACGCAAGTTTCTACGCATGGCAGCTCTTGGAATGGATGAAGAGATCCAGCAGACTCCCTGGGTCTGGCACTGCACCATGTGCCAGCGCTGCATCTATGTTTGCCCTATGCAGATCAACATCCCGCAGCTGGTGTTTTACGCCCGGCAGAGCTGGCCCCGGGACCAGCGGCCAAAAGGAATTCTTGGCTCCTGCGACATGGCCCTGCGAAATGACACCTGCAGTGCCATGGGCGCCACAGAGGAGGATTTTGAATTCGTGGTTGAAGACGTGCTCGAGGAATACCGGGAAGCCCAGCCCGAATTCAAAGACATGGAAGCGCCGGTAAACAAGCAGGGCGCCTATTACTTTCTCAATCAGAATTCCCGCGAGCCCGTAACCGAACCCGATGAAATGGTGCCCCTGTGGAAGATCCTGCACCTGGTGGGCGCAGACTGGACCTATGGCACCAAGGGCTGGGCGGCTGAGAACTACTGCATGTTCATGGCCGATGACGAGGCGTGGAAACATATTGTGGAGGTCAAGGCCAAAGCTGTGGAGGACCTTGGCTGCAAAGTCTGGCTCAACACCGAATGAGGGCACGAACTTTTCGCAGTCCGGGCCGGACTGAACAAATTCAACATTCCCCACAACTTTGAGATCCAGAGCATCATCCAGCTCTACGCCCGGTGGATCCGGGAGGGCAAGCTCAAAGTGACCCCCGACTGGAACAAGGACCTGGGGGTCAAATTCACGGTTCAGGACCCGTGTCAGCTGGTGCGCAAGTCCTTTGGCGACCCGGTGGCCGAAGACCTGCGCTACGTGGTCAAAAGCGTGGTGGGCGAGAAAAACTTCATCGACATGAGCCCCAACCGTTCCAACAACTACTGCTGCGGCGGCGGCGGCGGATTTCTGCAGTCCGGGTATCCCGAGGAACGCCGCAAGTACGGCGAGGCAAAAGCCAACCAGATCCTGGCCACCGGAGCGGGCTACTGCATCACCCCGTGCCACAACTGCCACGCCCAGGTCCATGATTTAAGCGAAATCCGGGAACATCCCTGGCAGACAGTTCACCTGTGGACCCTGATCTGCCTTTCTCTGGGCGTTCTCGGGGAAAATGAACGGGAATATCTTGGAGAGGATCTGAAAAACGTGGCCATGTACGGCGCGTAA
- the thrS gene encoding threonine--tRNA ligase, with amino-acid sequence MINITFPDKTQRQFEPPVDGYTVAASISEGFARNCVAMEANGRLMDIYSQLQEDAGIRFITPKDPEALDILRHTAAHIMAQAVLRLYPDAQPTIGPVVEDGFYYDFDMEPISEEDFPKIEAEMKQIVKEKLPVRRQEVTRDQAIEHYRHEPYKRELICELEDGTISFYVQGEFTDLCRGPHLPHTGFVKAFKLLRVSGAYWRGDSDRPQLQRIYGTAFFDKKDLKQYLTFLEEARKRDHRKIGAALDLFSFHEEAPGMPFFHANGMELWNALLDYWRREHRAAGYVETKTPIILHRSLWEQSGHWENYRENMYTLVVDETESAIKPMNCPGGMLLFKQKRHSYRDLPIRSAEIGLVHRHELSGVLSGLFRVRAFHQDDAHIFMTPEMIEPEILGILQLVRRMYATFGLGFHLELSTRPEKSIGTDAQWEQATGGLTAALDAYGADYKINEGDGAFYGPKIDIHIKDAIGRTWQCGTIQLDMSLPERFDLAYVGRDNEKHRPVMIHRVVFGSIERFLGILIEHFAGKFPLWLAPVQAVVLPINDTLAPFAKEICQRLFAAGLRAYVDHRTESLNKKVREAQLAKIPLILTVGDKEKSAGTLAVRTLDGAVHHGAPVDGFISAVCDNVARRRLDMEELLSGL; translated from the coding sequence ATGATCAATATCACATTTCCGGATAAAACACAGCGGCAGTTTGAACCACCCGTGGACGGATATACAGTGGCTGCAAGCATTTCCGAAGGATTTGCCAGAAATTGCGTGGCCATGGAAGCAAACGGCCGGCTCATGGATATTTACAGTCAGTTGCAAGAAGATGCCGGCATCCGCTTTATCACGCCAAAGGATCCGGAAGCCTTGGATATCCTCCGGCACACAGCCGCTCACATCATGGCCCAGGCCGTGCTCCGGCTTTACCCGGATGCCCAGCCCACCATCGGCCCTGTGGTGGAAGACGGGTTTTATTATGATTTTGACATGGAGCCCATCTCAGAAGAGGATTTCCCCAAAATCGAAGCTGAGATGAAACAGATCGTCAAGGAAAAGCTTCCGGTTCGCCGGCAGGAGGTCACCCGGGACCAGGCCATTGAGCACTACCGCCATGAGCCCTATAAGCGCGAGCTGATCTGCGAGTTGGAAGACGGCACCATTTCCTTTTACGTTCAGGGCGAGTTCACGGATCTGTGCCGGGGGCCGCATCTTCCGCATACCGGATTTGTCAAAGCCTTTAAACTGCTGCGGGTATCCGGGGCCTACTGGCGGGGAGATTCTGACCGCCCGCAGCTCCAGCGGATTTATGGAACCGCGTTTTTTGACAAAAAGGATTTAAAGCAGTACTTGACGTTTCTTGAAGAGGCCAGAAAACGGGATCACCGCAAAATCGGCGCAGCCTTGGACCTGTTTTCCTTCCACGAAGAGGCTCCTGGAATGCCTTTTTTTCACGCAAACGGCATGGAGCTGTGGAATGCGCTGCTCGATTACTGGCGCCGGGAGCACCGGGCAGCCGGATACGTGGAAACCAAGACCCCGATTATCCTTCACCGGAGCCTGTGGGAGCAAAGCGGGCACTGGGAAAATTACCGGGAAAACATGTATACCCTGGTGGTGGATGAAACAGAGTCTGCCATCAAGCCCATGAATTGTCCCGGGGGCATGCTGTTGTTCAAACAAAAGCGCCATTCCTACCGGGATCTGCCCATCCGGTCCGCAGAAATCGGCCTGGTGCACCGCCACGAGCTCTCCGGCGTGCTCTCCGGCCTGTTCCGGGTGCGGGCCTTTCACCAGGATGATGCCCACATTTTCATGACCCCGGAGATGATCGAGCCGGAAATTCTCGGGATTTTACAACTGGTCCGGCGCATGTATGCCACCTTTGGACTCGGCTTTCACCTGGAGCTTTCCACCCGGCCGGAAAAATCCATTGGCACCGATGCCCAATGGGAGCAGGCCACCGGCGGACTGACCGCCGCGCTGGATGCATACGGGGCTGATTATAAGATCAATGAGGGCGACGGTGCCTTTTACGGGCCCAAGATCGATATCCATATCAAGGACGCCATCGGCCGGACCTGGCAGTGCGGCACCATCCAGCTGGATATGTCTTTGCCCGAGCGCTTTGATCTGGCCTATGTGGGCCGGGACAATGAAAAACACCGGCCTGTGATGATCCACCGGGTTGTTTTCGGATCAATTGAGCGGTTTCTGGGAATTTTGATCGAGCATTTTGCCGGAAAGTTTCCCCTGTGGCTGGCCCCGGTCCAGGCAGTGGTTCTGCCGATCAATGACACCCTTGCCCCGTTTGCCAAAGAGATCTGCCAGCGGCTTTTTGCCGCAGGCCTCCGGGCATATGTGGATCACCGGACCGAAAGCCTCAATAAAAAGGTCCGGGAAGCGCAGCTGGCCAAAATTCCCCTGATCCTCACTGTTGGCGACAAGGAAAAAAGCGCGGGCACCCTGGCGGTACGCACATTGGACGGGGCCGTGCATCACGGCGCGCCGGTGGATGGTTTTATTTCAGCGGTTTGCGACAATGTCGCCCGGCGCAGGCTGGACATGGAGGAACTGCTGTCGGGCCTGTAG
- a CDS encoding ribonuclease D translates to MESSPVTYINTADRISALAGRLASEPAVAVDLEADSMHHFEEKVCLIQMGTPGACYIIDPLAVRDLSAMAPLFADPGIVKVFHGADYDMRCLYRDFGISVANLFDTELAARFLGYGATSLEAVLARHFNVELDKKFQKKDWSVRPLPDEMIAYAANDVRYLVTLYQEMKAELKNRGRMEWVRQHCEEIAGVRPETPDADTPLFVRIKGAGRLDPKSLAVLEALLAFRMELARKKDRPAFKILGNQTLLSLAREKPKNSAQLTKSGLLSRKQIQMYGTAILQAIDSAMALSPEQWPRYPKQKSKPVSAAVTRRIKQLKQWRQQKAEALEIDPYLIVNKNALKQIAEDQPRTLQDLDAIADLKPWQKDMFGHEWIRM, encoded by the coding sequence ATGGAATCTTCACCGGTTACATATATTAATACAGCAGACCGGATATCCGCCCTGGCCGGGCGACTGGCATCAGAGCCGGCTGTGGCCGTGGACCTGGAAGCCGACAGCATGCATCATTTCGAGGAAAAGGTCTGCTTAATCCAGATGGGCACCCCGGGTGCCTGCTATATTATCGATCCCCTGGCGGTCAGGGACCTTTCAGCCATGGCCCCCTTGTTTGCCGATCCCGGCATTGTCAAGGTTTTTCACGGGGCCGATTATGACATGCGATGCCTGTACCGGGACTTCGGCATAAGCGTGGCAAACCTGTTTGACACCGAGCTGGCTGCCCGGTTTCTGGGCTACGGGGCCACCAGCCTGGAAGCGGTGCTGGCCCGTCATTTTAATGTGGAACTGGACAAGAAATTCCAGAAAAAGGACTGGTCCGTGCGGCCCCTGCCCGATGAAATGATCGCCTATGCCGCAAATGACGTGCGTTACCTGGTCACCCTGTACCAGGAAATGAAAGCCGAGCTCAAAAACCGGGGCCGGATGGAATGGGTGCGCCAGCATTGCGAAGAAATCGCCGGGGTGCGGCCGGAAACCCCGGATGCCGACACCCCGCTTTTTGTCCGGATCAAGGGCGCCGGCCGCCTGGACCCCAAAAGCCTGGCCGTGCTTGAAGCCCTGCTGGCTTTCCGGATGGAACTCGCCCGGAAAAAAGACCGCCCTGCTTTTAAAATCCTGGGCAATCAGACCCTTCTTTCCCTGGCCCGGGAGAAACCCAAAAACAGCGCTCAGCTCACAAAAAGCGGCCTGCTGAGCCGCAAACAGATCCAGATGTACGGCACCGCCATTTTGCAGGCGATTGATTCCGCCATGGCACTTTCCCCGGAGCAGTGGCCCAGGTACCCGAAGCAGAAGTCAAAGCCTGTTTCTGCAGCCGTGACCCGCCGGATCAAACAGCTAAAGCAGTGGCGGCAGCAAAAAGCCGAAGCCCTGGAAATTGATCCGTACCTGATTGTCAACAAAAACGCCCTGAAACAAATCGCCGAAGATCAGCCCCGCACTTTGCAGGACCTGGATGCCATTGCAGATCTCAAGCCGTGGCAAAAGGATATGTTCGGCCATGAGTGGATTCGGATGTGA
- a CDS encoding alpha/beta hydrolase yields MEQKIFFPASDGIELEGALFPGNDKAAILAHPHPLYGGNMDNLVICEIAAACRARGLTTLRFNFRGAGQSRGAYDQGEGEQKDLMAAADYVRTRGARTIDLIGYSFGAWVLAHANTEKLPPGRMLMISMPAAMMNFDGLRPCSRLKLAITGSEDEIAPPALVEKLLPRINPAAELRVISGADHFFSSGMAELKTAVSDFMND; encoded by the coding sequence ATGGAACAAAAAATCTTTTTTCCGGCCTCAGATGGAATTGAGTTGGAAGGCGCCCTTTTTCCCGGAAATGACAAGGCGGCCATTCTTGCCCACCCTCATCCGTTGTACGGCGGCAACATGGACAACCTGGTTATCTGCGAAATCGCTGCTGCATGCCGGGCCCGGGGCCTGACCACGCTTCGGTTCAACTTCCGCGGTGCAGGACAAAGCCGGGGCGCCTATGACCAGGGCGAGGGCGAGCAAAAAGACCTGATGGCCGCAGCCGATTATGTGCGGACCCGGGGCGCCCGCACAATCGATTTGATCGGATATTCCTTTGGCGCATGGGTGCTGGCCCATGCCAACACGGAAAAACTGCCGCCGGGCAGAATGCTCATGATTTCCATGCCTGCGGCCATGATGAATTTTGACGGACTTCGGCCATGTTCCCGGCTGAAACTGGCGATCACCGGCAGCGAGGATGAAATCGCACCTCCGGCACTGGTGGAAAAACTGCTGCCCCGGATCAACCCGGCGGCCGAACTGCGGGTGATTTCCGGAGCGGATCACTTCTTTTCCAGCGGTATGGCGGAGCTAAAAACCGCTGTATCGGATTTCATGAATGATTAA
- the nifA gene encoding nif-specific transcriptional activator NifA, with protein MKKIDEITLLYDISQSLNRHTDLKKALYTVLDILSGNMHMSRGMITILNPLSDEISIEVAHGISRSAMQKGIYKLGEGVTGQVIESGRPVSIAKISESPDFLNRTQSRSGPGARELSFICVPIKKEQQVIGALGVDLPYDPEYPLAEGEKILTVVAAMIATQVIHLERIRREKEKLKAENERLQMELEKKYRIKNIVGNSNKMREVYQMISQVARSNATVLIRGESGTGKELVANAIHYNSSRSSHPFVKVNCAALPANLIESELFGHEKGAFTGAIQQKAGKFELAHKGTLFLDEIGSITGEVQAKLLRVLQEREIERVGGNKTIRVDVRIVAATNKNLEEAVAEGDFRSDLYYRINVFPIYMPPLRERKTDILALADFFLDKYTRENAKEIVRFSTPAIDMLMAYHWPGNVRELENCIERAVLLCEGKVIHGYHLPPTLQTGKESGTLPSQTMEEAVEKLEMEMIVDALKHTRGNMSQAAQTLGTTLRKISYKVHKYGINPRQYH; from the coding sequence ATGAAAAAAATTGATGAAATCACCCTGCTCTACGACATCAGCCAGTCCCTAAACCGCCATACGGACCTTAAAAAAGCCCTGTACACGGTTTTGGACATCCTTTCGGGCAACATGCACATGTCCCGGGGTATGATCACCATCCTAAACCCCTTAAGCGATGAAATCAGCATCGAGGTGGCCCACGGCATTTCCCGGTCCGCCATGCAGAAGGGCATCTATAAACTCGGAGAAGGGGTGACCGGCCAGGTGATTGAATCCGGCCGGCCGGTGAGCATCGCCAAAATCAGCGAATCCCCGGATTTTTTAAACCGCACCCAATCCAGAAGCGGGCCCGGCGCGCGGGAACTTTCCTTTATCTGCGTTCCCATTAAAAAAGAACAGCAGGTCATCGGCGCCCTGGGTGTGGATCTGCCCTATGATCCGGAATACCCCCTGGCAGAGGGGGAAAAAATCCTCACCGTGGTGGCGGCCATGATTGCCACCCAGGTCATTCATCTAGAGCGCATCCGCAGGGAAAAGGAAAAGCTGAAAGCCGAAAACGAACGGCTCCAGATGGAACTGGAAAAAAAATACCGGATCAAAAACATCGTGGGCAACAGCAACAAAATGCGCGAGGTCTACCAGATGATCTCCCAGGTGGCCAGAAGCAACGCCACCGTGCTCATCCGCGGAGAATCGGGTACCGGAAAGGAACTGGTGGCCAATGCCATCCACTACAACAGCAGCCGCTCCAGCCATCCCTTTGTGAAGGTCAACTGTGCCGCCCTGCCCGCCAACCTCATTGAAAGCGAACTGTTCGGCCATGAAAAAGGCGCCTTTACCGGGGCCATTCAGCAAAAGGCGGGCAAATTCGAACTGGCCCACAAGGGGACCCTGTTTCTCGATGAAATCGGATCCATTACCGGCGAGGTCCAGGCCAAGCTGCTGCGCGTGCTACAGGAACGGGAAATCGAACGGGTGGGGGGAAACAAGACCATCCGGGTGGACGTGCGCATTGTTGCGGCCACCAACAAAAACCTCGAAGAAGCCGTGGCTGAAGGCGATTTCCGAAGCGACCTGTATTACCGGATCAACGTGTTTCCCATCTACATGCCCCCGCTGCGGGAGAGAAAAACCGATATCCTGGCCCTGGCCGATTTTTTCCTGGACAAATACACCCGGGAAAACGCAAAGGAGATTGTCCGCTTTTCCACCCCGGCCATTGACATGCTCATGGCCTACCACTGGCCCGGCAACGTCCGGGAACTGGAAAACTGTATCGAGCGGGCCGTACTGCTTTGCGAAGGAAAGGTGATCCACGGCTATCATCTGCCGCCCACACTGCAGACCGGCAAGGAGTCGGGCACGCTTCCGTCCCAGACCATGGAGGAAGCCGTGGAAAAACTGGAAATGGAAATGATTGTGGATGCCCTAAAACATACCCGGGGCAACATGAGCCAGGCCGCCCAAACCCTGGGCACCACCCTGCGTAAAATCTCTTACAAGGTGCACAAATACGGCATAAATCCCCGTCAATACCATTAG
- a CDS encoding P-II family nitrogen regulator encodes MKKIEVIIKPFKLDDVKEALTDMGIQGMTVSEVKGYGRQKGHKEVYRGAEYAVDFVPKLRIEIAVDEDMAEQVIETVQKSAYTGKIGDGKIFVFSMEEAVRIRTGERGRNAL; translated from the coding sequence ATGAAAAAAATTGAAGTAATTATAAAGCCTTTTAAACTCGATGATGTCAAGGAAGCCCTCACCGACATGGGCATTCAGGGCATGACCGTATCCGAGGTCAAGGGCTATGGTCGTCAGAAAGGGCACAAGGAAGTCTACAGGGGTGCGGAATACGCCGTGGACTTTGTTCCCAAGCTCAGGATTGAAATTGCAGTGGATGAAGACATGGCCGAGCAGGTCATCGAGACCGTTCAAAAATCCGCCTATACCGGCAAAATCGGTGATGGCAAGATATTTGTATTCTCAATGGAGGAAGCTGTTCGTATCCGCACCGGAGAGCGCGGCAGAAACGCCCTTTAG
- a CDS encoding PilZ domain-containing protein produces the protein MIVKSFIASDNTAAITCPECQKTIIKDVSRYAEADNMIKLKAKCSCGHSFTVFLERRRQYRKSTQLRGTYLYAPAHSASKSAQHWGSMVVTDISRTGIRMKLNVQPRFQVGERITVEFRLDDANNSLIKREVIVQHIKGLDVGATYARAHSYDNIIGFYLLR, from the coding sequence GTGATCGTCAAAAGCTTTATTGCCAGCGACAACACCGCAGCCATTACCTGCCCGGAATGCCAGAAAACCATTATCAAGGATGTGTCGAGATACGCCGAAGCCGACAACATGATCAAGCTCAAGGCCAAATGCTCCTGCGGCCATTCCTTTACGGTGTTTCTCGAAAGAAGAAGACAGTACCGCAAATCCACGCAACTGCGGGGCACATATCTCTATGCCCCTGCCCACAGTGCCTCCAAAAGCGCCCAGCACTGGGGCAGCATGGTTGTCACCGATATTTCCAGAACCGGTATCCGCATGAAATTAAACGTCCAGCCCCGCTTCCAGGTCGGGGAGCGAATCACGGTGGAATTCCGGCTCGATGATGCCAACAACTCCCTGATCAAGCGGGAGGTGATTGTTCAGCATATCAAGGGCCTGGACGTGGGGGCCACTTACGCCAGAGCCCATTCCTACGACAATATCATCGGGTTTTACCTGCTCAGATAA
- the glnE gene encoding bifunctional [glutamate--ammonia ligase]-adenylyl-L-tyrosine phosphorylase/[glutamate--ammonia-ligase] adenylyltransferase — MPDDLKAAARQKVSDCSKAVESAGRQSLFYMVDEDDLCRVFAFSEYAARQCLRNPGMIRELLESGDLERLYPTDQYQQYVARAAGQAADEDGLAVALRRLRHREMVRIAWRDLTGRADLFETMAELSALADACVQQGLDFLYPLLCSKYGQPEDAGGNAQQMVVFAMGKLGGRELNFSSDIDLMFAFPEAGHTRSEEKSISNEEFFTRLVRRLIDVIGKSTPEGFVFRVDTRLRPYGDSGPLVMSFDSMENYYQMFGREWERYALVKARLIAGDKQRGEAFFDRLRPFVFRRYLDYGTFESIREMKQKIVREVVRKGLADNIKHGYGGIREIEFFGQVFQLIRGGIDPAYQERSILKVLQVMRKDRGITGKVYEELTSAYVFLRNTENRLQMYEDMQTHSLPADPRARTRLALSMGFDSEKDFIRALDAHMSRVHFHFNQLLGQESTEAEAQSETGLGSVWLTPGQTDQNRQNLEAAGFEEPDTVLRLLGEFRDKTGYGEDGHIATARINRLMPRVLGAVAETDRPLLVLKRIMTLLDAILNRSCYISLLLENPGALEHLVRLARISPWIVSFLSQHPLLLDELLDVRSMYAPLDRAALAGDLRQRLEKSGGDDPELQMDAIRVFKQVNMFRIVAADVTGHLPLMQVSDRLTYLAETILDAALDLTWHQMVERYGKPLAIDGDPGNTGFAVIAYGKLGGYELGYRSDLDLVFLHTAQPGQTTGGRLRPIDNSEFFGRLGQRIIHFLSAPTSTGKLYEIDMRLRPSGNAGILVSHMDAFEEYQSRHAWTWEHQALIKARPIIGDFQVARRFADVRTRVIAARRNTEQLAGAVLEMRERMRSAREFSHNGLFDLKQDPGGIVDIEFLVQFLILCHGSRHEQLGQWTDVVRQLNALALCRIIADLDAHALKQAYLIYRYFVHRMNLQEKKAVLPENRFAELRRRVVRIWRKVFGQ; from the coding sequence ATGCCCGATGACCTGAAGGCTGCGGCCCGGCAAAAGGTGTCAGACTGCAGCAAGGCGGTCGAGAGCGCAGGCCGTCAATCGCTTTTTTACATGGTGGATGAGGACGATCTCTGCCGGGTGTTTGCCTTCAGCGAATACGCGGCCCGGCAGTGTCTGCGCAACCCGGGGATGATCCGCGAACTTTTGGAAAGCGGGGATCTGGAAAGGCTTTATCCCACGGATCAGTACCAGCAATACGTGGCCCGGGCAGCCGGCCAGGCCGCTGATGAGGACGGTCTGGCCGTGGCGTTGCGGCGGCTTCGGCACCGGGAAATGGTGCGTATTGCATGGCGGGATTTGACCGGCCGGGCGGATCTGTTTGAAACCATGGCCGAGTTGTCCGCCCTTGCAGATGCCTGTGTTCAACAGGGGCTGGATTTCCTGTATCCCTTGTTGTGCAGCAAATACGGCCAGCCCGAGGACGCAGGCGGCAATGCCCAGCAGATGGTGGTCTTTGCCATGGGAAAGCTCGGCGGGAGGGAGCTGAATTTTTCCTCTGACATTGATCTGATGTTTGCTTTTCCCGAGGCCGGACATACCCGATCAGAAGAAAAGTCGATTTCAAATGAGGAGTTTTTCACCCGCCTTGTGCGCCGGCTCATTGATGTGATCGGTAAATCCACTCCCGAGGGGTTTGTCTTCCGGGTCGACACCCGCCTGCGGCCCTATGGCGATTCCGGGCCCCTGGTCATGAGCTTTGATTCCATGGAAAATTACTACCAGATGTTTGGCCGGGAGTGGGAACGCTACGCACTTGTCAAGGCCCGCCTGATAGCCGGGGACAAACAGCGGGGAGAGGCCTTTTTCGACCGGCTCCGGCCCTTTGTGTTCCGTCGGTACCTGGATTACGGAACATTTGAGTCCATTCGGGAGATGAAGCAGAAAATTGTGCGGGAAGTGGTCCGCAAGGGGCTTGCCGACAATATCAAGCACGGCTACGGCGGCATACGGGAAATTGAGTTTTTCGGCCAGGTCTTCCAGCTCATCCGGGGCGGCATTGACCCGGCTTACCAGGAGCGAAGCATTTTAAAGGTCCTGCAGGTGATGAGAAAGGACAGGGGTATCACGGGCAAGGTATACGAGGAACTGACCTCTGCCTACGTGTTTTTGCGAAACACTGAAAATCGCCTTCAGATGTATGAGGACATGCAGACCCACAGCCTGCCCGCAGATCCGCGCGCCCGCACCCGACTTGCGCTGAGCATGGGATTTGACAGCGAAAAAGACTTTATCCGGGCCCTGGACGCGCACATGTCCCGGGTGCATTTTCATTTCAATCAGCTGCTGGGCCAGGAAAGCACGGAAGCCGAAGCCCAAAGCGAAACAGGACTCGGCAGTGTCTGGCTGACACCCGGACAAACCGATCAGAACAGGCAGAACCTGGAGGCGGCGGGCTTTGAGGAGCCTGATACGGTTCTTCGTCTGCTGGGTGAGTTCCGGGACAAAACCGGATATGGTGAGGACGGTCATATTGCCACGGCCCGGATCAACCGGCTGATGCCCCGGGTCCTGGGGGCGGTGGCGGAAACCGACCGTCCCCTGCTGGTGTTAAAGCGGATCATGACCCTGCTGGATGCGATTTTGAACCGAAGCTGCTATATCTCCCTGCTTCTTGAAAACCCGGGGGCTCTTGAACACCTTGTCCGGCTGGCGCGCATCAGCCCCTGGATTGTGTCTTTTTTAAGCCAGCACCCCCTGCTTCTCGATGAGCTGCTGGATGTGCGTTCCATGTATGCTCCTCTGGACCGGGCTGCTCTGGCCGGGGATCTGCGGCAGCGCCTGGAAAAATCCGGCGGGGATGACCCGGAGTTACAGATGGATGCCATCCGGGTTTTCAAGCAGGTCAACATGTTTCGCATCGTGGCAGCCGACGTGACCGGTCATCTGCCCCTGATGCAGGTTTCAGACCGGCTGACCTATCTGGCTGAAACCATACTGGATGCCGCCCTGGATCTGACCTGGCACCAGATGGTGGAACGCTACGGTAAACCTTTGGCGATTGACGGTGATCCGGGCAATACAGGATTTGCAGTGATCGCCTACGGCAAGCTGGGCGGATATGAACTGGGATACCGCTCGGATCTGGATCTGGTTTTTCTGCACACCGCCCAACCCGGGCAGACCACGGGCGGCCGGCTGCGGCCCATTGACAACAGTGAGTTTTTCGGCCGGCTGGGCCAGCGAATCATCCATTTTCTGTCTGCGCCCACGTCCACGGGAAAGCTTTATGAAATCGACATGCGGCTGCGTCCCTCGGGCAATGCCGGGATTCTTGTCAGCCATATGGACGCCTTTGAGGAATATCAGTCCAGACACGCCTGGACCTGGGAGCATCAGGCCCTGATCAAGGCCCGGCCGATTATCGGGGATTTCCAGGTGGCCCGCCGTTTTGCCGATGTGCGCACGCGGGTGATTGCCGCCCGGCGCAATACAGAACAGCTGGCCGGGGCGGTGCTGGAAATGCGGGAACGGATGCGCAGTGCCCGTGAATTTTCACACAATGGCTTGTTTGACTTAAAGCAGGATCCCGGCGGAATCGTGGATATCGAGTTTTTGGTCCAGTTTTTGATTCTGTGCCATGGCAGCCGGCACGAACAACTGGGTCAGTGGACCGATGTGGTGCGCCAGTTAAATGCCCTGGCCCTTTGCCGCATTATTGCCGATCTCGACGCCCATGCCTTAAAACAGGCTTATTTGATTTACCGCTATTTTGTCCATCGCATGAATCTCCAGGAAAAAAAGGCGGTGCTGCCGGAAAATCGGTTTGCCGAATTGCGCAGAAGGGTTGTGCGTATATGGCGGAAAGTCTTTGGGCAGTAA